The following are from one region of the Hydrogenimonas sp. SS33 genome:
- a CDS encoding PatB family C-S lyase, translated as MNFDKPIDRSGTWSVKWEERRAKFGTDDLLPLWVADMDLPSPACVTDALRRRAEHPLYGYTLYPDAFFEAVTGWMHRRHGWRLPREAVVPVPGVVPALNFLVTALTRPGEGVLIQPPVYHPFFRLGKNHGRRLLENPLLYKGGSYRIDFDDFRAKAKTAKLFILCSPHNPVGRAWRREELKAMAQICLEEGCLIVSDEVHADIVYPPYRHIPVASLSADIARITVTLNAPSKTFNVAGLNTAYALVTDEPLRRRLKAELQRFDLGMGNLFGIEALVAAYTGGEGWLEALLAYLQGNIAFVTRYLARNIPQIRPVPPEATYLMWLDCRGLGLDDRALERFFVGKAKLGLNAGASFGKEGSGFMRLNVACPRSTLEEAMARLEKAVRTL; from the coding sequence GTGAATTTCGACAAACCCATCGACCGAAGCGGCACCTGGAGCGTCAAATGGGAAGAGCGCCGCGCCAAATTCGGCACCGACGACCTGCTGCCCCTCTGGGTCGCCGATATGGACCTCCCCTCCCCCGCATGCGTCACCGACGCCCTCCGCCGCCGGGCCGAACACCCCCTCTACGGCTATACGCTCTATCCCGACGCCTTCTTCGAAGCGGTCACGGGATGGATGCACAGGCGCCACGGCTGGAGGCTGCCGCGCGAAGCCGTCGTCCCGGTCCCCGGCGTCGTGCCGGCGCTGAACTTTCTCGTCACCGCCCTGACCCGGCCCGGGGAGGGGGTGCTGATCCAGCCGCCGGTCTACCACCCATTCTTCCGGCTGGGGAAAAACCACGGCAGGCGGCTTCTGGAAAACCCCCTCCTCTACAAAGGGGGAAGCTACCGCATCGACTTCGACGACTTCAGGGCCAAGGCGAAAACGGCGAAACTCTTTATCCTCTGCTCGCCCCACAATCCCGTCGGCCGGGCGTGGCGCAGAGAGGAGCTAAAGGCCATGGCGCAAATCTGCCTCGAAGAGGGATGTCTCATCGTCAGCGACGAAGTTCACGCCGACATCGTCTACCCGCCGTACCGCCACATACCCGTCGCCTCCCTCTCCGCCGACATCGCCCGCATCACGGTGACGCTCAACGCCCCCTCCAAAACCTTCAACGTCGCGGGGCTAAACACCGCCTACGCCCTCGTCACCGACGAACCGCTCAGGCGCAGGCTCAAAGCGGAGCTGCAACGGTTCGACCTGGGCATGGGGAACCTCTTCGGAATCGAAGCGCTGGTCGCCGCCTACACCGGCGGCGAAGGGTGGCTGGAAGCGTTGCTGGCCTATCTTCAGGGCAACATCGCCTTCGTCACCCGCTACCTCGCCCGGAATATCCCGCAAATCAGGCCCGTGCCGCCGGAAGCGACCTACCTGATGTGGCTCGATTGCCGCGGCCTCGGCCTGGACGACAGGGCACTGGAACGCTTTTTCGTCGGAAAGGCGAAACTGGGCCTCAACGCGGGCGCGAGTTTCGGCAAAGAGGGAAGCGGCTTCATGCGCCTCAACGTCGCCTGCCCCAGAAGCACTCTGGAAGAGGCGATGGCGCGTCTTGAAAAAGCGGTACGCACACTATAA
- a CDS encoding 2-dehydropantoate 2-reductase: MNIGIVGAGGVGGYLAQRLAEAGERVYLVARGAHLEAIRERGICVKTQAGVTCSAPAAVSDDPADFGKSMDVVLFCVKGYDLQEAARKAAPMISPDTLLVPLGNGVGNAEVLRRLYPGHAVANGAVYIVSHIAEPGVVALGGRGALLVMGMEGGETPPALTALAEALQKAGVKTKISGDITTDVWKKYLLIAAMGTLTSCHNVPMGPVLQKHRKELEEAFGEILAVGVAEGAKLGKEDVESVRRQLEKVPHDAPTSMWLDFKAGRKTELEQLTGYVVRKAREHGIDVPVMRRCYKILCEKAGR, from the coding sequence GTGAATATCGGCATCGTAGGGGCCGGAGGCGTGGGAGGCTACCTCGCCCAACGGCTGGCCGAAGCGGGAGAAAGGGTCTATCTCGTCGCCCGCGGCGCCCATTTGGAGGCGATACGCGAGCGGGGCATCTGCGTCAAGACGCAGGCGGGGGTTACCTGCAGCGCTCCCGCCGCCGTCTCCGACGACCCCGCCGATTTCGGGAAGAGCATGGATGTCGTACTCTTTTGCGTCAAAGGCTACGACCTTCAGGAGGCGGCCCGCAAAGCGGCCCCGATGATCAGCCCCGACACCCTGCTGGTACCCCTAGGCAACGGCGTGGGCAATGCGGAGGTTTTGCGGCGCCTCTACCCGGGCCATGCGGTGGCCAACGGCGCCGTCTATATCGTCAGCCATATCGCCGAACCCGGCGTCGTGGCCCTGGGCGGGCGGGGCGCGCTGCTCGTCATGGGGATGGAGGGGGGCGAAACGCCCCCCGCTTTGACGGCGCTGGCCGAAGCGCTTCAGAAAGCGGGTGTCAAAACCAAAATCAGCGGCGACATCACCACCGACGTCTGGAAAAAATACCTGCTCATCGCCGCCATGGGGACGCTCACCTCCTGCCACAACGTCCCCATGGGGCCGGTGCTGCAGAAGCACCGAAAAGAGTTGGAAGAGGCGTTCGGGGAGATCCTTGCCGTCGGCGTGGCCGAAGGGGCGAAGCTGGGGAAAGAGGATGTGGAGTCGGTACGGCGCCAGCTCGAAAAGGTGCCCCACGACGCCCCCACCTCCATGTGGCTCGACTTCAAAGCGGGCAGGAAGACGGAGTTGGAGCAACTCACCGGCTACGTGGTCCGCAAGGCCAGGGAGCACGGCATCGACGTGCCCGTCATGCGCCGCTGTTATAAAATTTTGTGTGAGAAAGCGGGAAGGTGA
- a CDS encoding MgtC/SapB family protein — MDYTILKLLLIAVLLGFLVGMQRSMTYLRKNESFFAGSRTFALIALAGFLSGWIETYVRGFLLVSTAVFALMVALSYLLKVRERNRWGMTTQVAAIVTFFLGVMIWYRLENYAIFIGVMMIVLLELKPRLQQIETHISATDIHAVTLLLIMSFIVLPVLPDKMIGPYHLFNPYKTWLMAVIIAGISFVGYVAIKVLGQKHGVFLTGAAGGLISSTAVSISLSQMFQKQYELINNYAGGIAIACTFMYLRVLFEAFVIHPELAWRLTPAYLGAAGSGLLFSWWLYTHAKAAEISIENNAIMKNPLQLSEAIKFGLLFGIIYGAIAFVQTRYGNVGVYLVAFFSGLTDVDAITLSLSELAKEGKLVQNASMNGIVIASVTNSVVKLGIVYWLGGARLGWRLTQFFILTLGLMGVGLFVVEGVPHG, encoded by the coding sequence GTGGATTACACGATTCTGAAACTTCTTCTTATAGCCGTCCTTCTCGGTTTTCTGGTCGGCATGCAGCGCTCCATGACCTATCTGCGCAAAAACGAATCGTTCTTTGCGGGAAGCCGGACCTTCGCGCTGATCGCCCTCGCCGGTTTCCTGTCGGGGTGGATAGAAACCTACGTCCGGGGTTTCCTCCTCGTCTCGACCGCTGTGTTCGCCCTGATGGTGGCACTCTCCTACCTACTGAAAGTGAGGGAACGGAACCGGTGGGGCATGACCACCCAGGTGGCCGCCATCGTCACCTTCTTTCTGGGGGTCATGATCTGGTACCGGCTCGAAAACTACGCCATCTTCATCGGGGTCATGATGATCGTCCTGCTGGAGCTCAAGCCGAGGCTTCAGCAGATCGAAACCCATATATCCGCGACCGATATCCACGCGGTGACGCTGCTTCTGATCATGAGCTTCATCGTGCTGCCGGTGCTGCCGGACAAAATGATCGGCCCCTACCATCTTTTCAATCCCTACAAGACCTGGCTCATGGCCGTCATCATCGCCGGCATCTCCTTCGTGGGGTATGTGGCGATCAAAGTGCTTGGTCAGAAACACGGCGTCTTTCTGACCGGGGCGGCCGGAGGGCTCATCTCTTCGACGGCAGTGTCGATTTCCCTCTCCCAGATGTTCCAGAAACAGTACGAACTGATCAACAATTATGCCGGCGGCATCGCCATCGCCTGTACTTTCATGTATCTGCGGGTTCTTTTCGAAGCCTTCGTCATCCATCCCGAACTGGCATGGCGCCTGACGCCGGCCTATCTGGGGGCGGCGGGTTCGGGACTGCTTTTCAGTTGGTGGCTCTACACCCACGCCAAAGCGGCGGAGATCTCCATCGAAAACAACGCCATCATGAAAAATCCCCTGCAGTTGAGTGAAGCGATCAAATTCGGACTCCTTTTCGGCATTATCTACGGGGCTATCGCTTTCGTTCAGACCCGGTACGGCAATGTGGGAGTCTATCTCGTCGCCTTCTTTTCCGGGTTGACCGATGTGGATGCCATCACCCTCTCCCTGAGCGAACTGGCGAAGGAGGGGAAACTGGTACAGAACGCTTCGATGAACGGCATTGTCATCGCCTCCGTGACCAACTCCGTGGTGAAACTGGGTATCGTCTACTGGCTGGGGGGTGCGAGGCTGGGATGGCGGCTGACCCAGTTTTTCATTCTGACCCTGGGACTCATGGGCGTGGGGCTTTTTGTCGTGGAAGGGGTGCCCCATGGATGA
- the ovoA gene encoding 5-histidylcysteine sulfoxide synthase translates to MIQLLRPPSLNGNDPEAKREEIRRYFHNTFDAFESLYGLLKSDAAFYHRPEPLRHPHIFYFGHTAVFFVNKLVLAKRMERIDPKLESIFAVGVDEMSWDDLNDAHYDWPGVEATRRYRDAVREAVDGLISRLPLELPIGWDSPWWAILMGIEHERIHIETSSVLIRQTDLSLVRSDPAWPLCPRRGDAPENELLPVPGGRVHIGKGRGDDFYGWDNEYGAHEAEIPDFKASRYLVSNGEFMAFVQEGGYRERRWWSDEGWAWRTYREASHPLFWIPDGEGGYRYRALTEEIPMPMDWPVDVNYHEAKAFCAWLGAKTGKKLRLPTEDEWFRLRAFAGVPDLSAWGGRAPANIHLEHWASACPVTLFGHGAFFDVIGNVWQWSETPIYPFEGFEVHPLYDDFTTPTFDGRHNLIKGGSFVSCGDEALASARYAFRRHFFQHAGFRYVESDYEEKAGTGVYETDLQVSQYCEFGWGESYFGVANYPQSCAGAALEAWERHCGGRPKRRALDVGCATGRSTLELATAFAAVTGLDFSARFIGMAETMRTQHRIRYTIPTEGELVAYREAELPERLQEAAGRVDFWQADACNLKPIFEGYDLVTAFNLIDRLYDPAKFLRDITERIEAGGLLVLTSPYTWEESHTPKEKWLGGYRRDGEPVTTLQGLEACLGGTFTLLETLDIPFVLRETARKFQHTVAQMTVWKKR, encoded by the coding sequence ATGATCCAACTTCTCCGTCCCCCGTCCCTGAACGGAAACGACCCCGAAGCGAAGCGGGAAGAGATTCGCCGCTATTTCCACAACACCTTCGACGCCTTCGAGTCACTCTACGGCCTTTTGAAAAGCGACGCCGCCTTCTACCACCGTCCCGAACCCCTGCGCCACCCCCATATCTTCTACTTCGGCCACACCGCCGTCTTCTTCGTCAACAAGCTGGTGCTGGCGAAGCGGATGGAGCGCATCGACCCGAAGCTGGAGTCGATCTTCGCCGTCGGGGTGGACGAGATGAGCTGGGACGACCTGAACGACGCCCACTACGACTGGCCGGGCGTCGAGGCGACCCGCCGCTACCGCGACGCCGTCAGGGAGGCGGTGGACGGCCTCATCTCGCGCCTCCCCCTGGAGCTTCCCATCGGCTGGGACTCCCCCTGGTGGGCTATTCTCATGGGCATCGAGCACGAGCGCATCCACATCGAAACCTCTTCGGTGCTGATCCGCCAGACCGACCTCTCGCTGGTGCGTTCCGACCCCGCCTGGCCCCTCTGCCCCCGGCGGGGCGACGCCCCCGAAAACGAACTGCTGCCGGTCCCCGGAGGCCGCGTCCATATCGGCAAGGGGCGCGGCGACGACTTCTACGGCTGGGACAACGAGTATGGCGCCCACGAGGCGGAGATTCCCGATTTCAAAGCCTCCCGATACCTGGTGAGCAACGGGGAGTTCATGGCTTTCGTGCAGGAGGGCGGCTACCGTGAGCGGCGCTGGTGGAGCGACGAGGGGTGGGCGTGGCGCACCTACAGGGAGGCGTCCCACCCCCTCTTCTGGATCCCCGACGGCGAGGGGGGCTACCGCTACCGGGCCCTGACGGAAGAGATCCCGATGCCGATGGACTGGCCCGTCGATGTCAACTACCATGAAGCGAAGGCCTTCTGCGCCTGGCTGGGCGCAAAAACGGGCAAGAAGCTGCGCCTTCCCACCGAGGACGAGTGGTTCCGCCTGCGGGCCTTCGCCGGGGTCCCCGACCTGTCCGCATGGGGCGGGAGGGCGCCGGCCAACATCCATCTGGAGCACTGGGCCTCCGCCTGCCCCGTCACCCTTTTCGGCCACGGCGCCTTTTTCGACGTCATCGGCAACGTCTGGCAGTGGAGCGAAACCCCCATCTATCCCTTCGAGGGTTTCGAAGTCCACCCCCTCTACGACGACTTCACCACCCCCACCTTCGACGGGCGGCACAACCTCATCAAAGGGGGTTCCTTCGTCAGCTGCGGCGACGAGGCGCTGGCGTCGGCCCGCTACGCCTTCCGCCGCCACTTCTTCCAACACGCCGGTTTCCGCTACGTCGAGAGCGACTACGAAGAGAAGGCGGGTACGGGCGTCTACGAAACCGACCTTCAGGTGAGCCAGTACTGCGAATTCGGGTGGGGCGAGAGCTACTTCGGCGTCGCCAACTACCCCCAGAGCTGCGCCGGGGCGGCGCTGGAGGCATGGGAGCGCCACTGCGGCGGCCGGCCGAAACGGCGGGCGCTGGATGTGGGGTGCGCCACCGGGCGCAGCACCCTGGAGCTGGCGACGGCCTTCGCGGCGGTGACGGGGCTCGACTTTTCCGCCCGCTTCATCGGCATGGCCGAAACCATGCGCACCCAACACCGCATCCGCTACACGATCCCTACCGAAGGGGAGCTGGTGGCGTACCGGGAGGCGGAACTGCCCGAGAGGCTCCAGGAGGCGGCCGGCCGGGTCGACTTCTGGCAGGCCGACGCCTGCAACCTCAAGCCGATCTTCGAGGGCTACGACCTGGTGACCGCCTTCAACCTCATCGACCGCCTCTACGATCCGGCCAAATTCCTCCGCGACATCACGGAGCGCATCGAGGCGGGGGGCCTGCTGGTCCTCACCTCCCCCTACACCTGGGAGGAGAGCCACACCCCCAAAGAGAAGTGGCTGGGCGGCTACCGGCGCGACGGCGAGCCGGTCACGACGCTGCAGGGGCTTGAAGCGTGCCTGGGCGGTACTTTCACGCTGCTCGAAACCCTCGACATCCCCTTCGTGCTACGGGAGACCGCCCGCAAATTCCAGCACACCGTCGCCCAGATGACGGTATGGAAAAAGCGGTGA
- a CDS encoding HAD-IC family P-type ATPase — protein sequence MNEQLLGEFLLLLSLLFGLTYLFAGFLERLKIPGILAALFVAMGIHYTPLGTILTKGLNGEIFTVLADLGVLFLLFFIGLQIDMKEMRRQSGEIVMATVLNTLVPFLMGMGVMLWLGYGWTLAFVIGVTRMPTAEAVIVPILDEFDLIKTKIGNYIVGAGVLDDVIEVFLVAFVSIWIGEKTGLVASDSREIGDIALNIAIFVAVAWFARRFVLVPLSRWTQIKVSNLVMLMILILFLFGGFAEYADLGLVVGAIVAGMLMRPVFDAAGLPGERADRATRAVAYGFFGVIFFLWVGMSVDLRGMVEAPELAILLFLAAFVGKLLGIFLMVPMKKLTVKEAWAVGIGLNARLTTEIIVAKLLLDAQLIDTQLFTALVAASSVSTVIVPLAFSVLVARWRKDLIKSAPVSEVAKEGSEITEAAVPWHAKPIQAVLQMLRTDPKRGLSNVDASQRLRQYGPNRIEAVHKEKWYWILLRQFTDVLIIILLVAAAISFAIGEMGDAVTIMAIVILNGILGFVQEFKAEKAIEALQKMLSPKCKAVREGQEVEIDASRLVPGDIVLLEIGDRVPADLRLIQAVNLKIDESALTGESVSVSKDVKPVPEAAPLAERHDMAWMGTSVTNGYARGVVVATGMSTEFGKIAKLTSEVKQTKTPLQKKLAVLGKKLGILSVAISALVAIVGYLFGKDLMEMFLTGVSLAVAVVPEGLPAVVTITLALGVKAMVRQHALLRRLQAAENLGSANVICTDKTGTLTQNQMTVKKIWTFAGEVDVTGSGYDPAGHFEANGERVNYKKRPDLLLLLKTGLLCNHADLRKEQEGWKISGEPTEAALIVAAYKAWLTPGEPKIVSEFSFNSERKRMTVVVEEKGQKVAYVKGAPEVLVARATHYFDGTDKKPLDERMRKAFEEAYVDLAKKGLRTLALAKRVLPPDTKLDPDDVEKDLTLLGVVGIIDPPRPEVPEAIATAQRAGIRVVMITGDAPLTALAIAKEVGLAATRAVTGSELAGMEDEALKTALKEGVIFARTTPQDKLRIVKALQSEGLVTAMTGDGVNDAPALKRADIGIAMGLRGTDVAKGAADMILLDDNFASIVGAVREGRRQYDNIKKFVTYLLSSNTGETIAIFVNILLGGPLILLPVQILWMNLVTDGMTAVALGLEPAEKGIMERPPRSVNAPFLQLRGVLMIVLLGSYIGGGTLWLFHHYLASGLPETQAVALAQTVAFTGIIILEKMNVFNYRSLRAPMPVIGFFSNPWVLGAWTLTVSAQAAAVYVPFLQEALHTVPLRLEDWLLIFEVAVPIFVVVELFKAFEWWVLKRRG from the coding sequence ATGAATGAACAACTGCTCGGTGAATTTCTGCTTCTGCTCTCCCTTCTGTTCGGACTGACCTATCTCTTCGCCGGTTTTCTGGAGCGGCTCAAGATCCCGGGAATCCTCGCGGCTCTCTTTGTCGCGATGGGCATCCACTACACCCCGCTGGGTACCATTCTGACCAAAGGGCTCAACGGAGAGATATTCACGGTCCTGGCGGACCTGGGGGTACTCTTCCTCCTCTTCTTCATCGGCCTGCAGATCGACATGAAGGAGATGCGCCGCCAAAGCGGCGAGATCGTCATGGCGACGGTACTCAACACCCTTGTCCCCTTTCTGATGGGCATGGGAGTGATGCTCTGGCTCGGATACGGCTGGACCCTCGCTTTCGTCATCGGCGTCACCCGCATGCCGACGGCGGAGGCGGTCATCGTCCCGATCCTCGACGAATTCGACCTGATCAAAACGAAAATCGGCAACTATATCGTCGGAGCGGGTGTGCTCGACGATGTGATCGAAGTCTTTCTGGTCGCTTTCGTCTCGATCTGGATCGGTGAAAAGACGGGGCTGGTGGCGAGCGATTCCAGGGAGATCGGCGATATCGCCCTCAATATCGCGATTTTCGTGGCGGTGGCGTGGTTCGCCCGCCGATTCGTCCTGGTGCCGCTTTCGCGTTGGACGCAGATCAAAGTCTCCAACCTCGTCATGCTGATGATCCTGATTCTCTTCCTTTTCGGCGGTTTTGCGGAGTATGCGGACCTGGGGCTGGTGGTGGGAGCCATCGTCGCGGGCATGCTGATGCGGCCGGTCTTCGATGCCGCCGGCCTTCCCGGGGAGCGGGCCGACCGGGCGACGCGTGCCGTCGCATACGGATTTTTCGGGGTCATCTTCTTCCTGTGGGTAGGCATGAGCGTCGACCTTCGCGGCATGGTCGAAGCGCCCGAACTGGCGATTCTGCTCTTCCTTGCCGCCTTCGTGGGCAAACTTCTGGGTATTTTTCTGATGGTGCCGATGAAAAAGCTGACCGTCAAAGAGGCATGGGCGGTGGGAATCGGCCTCAACGCGAGGCTGACGACGGAGATCATCGTCGCGAAGCTGCTGCTCGATGCCCAGCTGATCGACACCCAGCTCTTCACGGCCCTGGTGGCGGCCTCCTCCGTTTCGACGGTGATCGTTCCTCTTGCCTTTTCGGTTCTGGTGGCCAGGTGGCGGAAAGATCTCATCAAAAGCGCCCCCGTTTCCGAAGTCGCCAAAGAGGGGAGCGAAATCACCGAAGCTGCCGTACCCTGGCATGCCAAGCCGATACAGGCCGTGCTGCAGATGCTTCGGACCGATCCGAAAAGGGGCCTTTCGAATGTCGATGCATCCCAGCGTCTGAGGCAGTACGGCCCCAACCGGATCGAGGCGGTCCACAAAGAGAAGTGGTACTGGATACTCCTGCGGCAGTTTACCGACGTATTAATCATCATTCTGCTGGTCGCGGCCGCGATCTCCTTCGCGATCGGGGAGATGGGGGATGCCGTCACGATCATGGCGATCGTCATACTCAACGGCATTCTCGGCTTCGTGCAGGAGTTCAAGGCCGAAAAGGCGATCGAAGCGCTTCAGAAGATGCTCTCGCCCAAATGCAAAGCGGTGCGGGAGGGCCAGGAGGTCGAAATCGACGCGTCGCGGCTGGTGCCCGGCGACATCGTGCTGCTGGAGATCGGCGACAGGGTGCCGGCGGACCTTCGGCTGATCCAGGCGGTCAATCTCAAGATCGACGAATCGGCGCTGACGGGCGAATCGGTTTCGGTTTCCAAAGATGTCAAACCGGTCCCCGAAGCCGCACCGCTGGCCGAACGTCACGACATGGCCTGGATGGGCACGAGCGTCACCAACGGCTACGCGCGGGGGGTCGTCGTGGCGACGGGCATGTCGACGGAATTCGGAAAGATCGCCAAACTCACCAGCGAAGTGAAACAGACGAAGACGCCGCTGCAGAAAAAACTGGCGGTGCTCGGCAAGAAGCTGGGGATTCTCTCCGTCGCTATCTCGGCGCTCGTGGCGATTGTCGGGTATCTGTTCGGCAAGGATCTGATGGAGATGTTCCTCACCGGCGTCTCCCTGGCCGTGGCGGTGGTCCCCGAAGGGCTGCCGGCGGTCGTGACGATCACACTGGCCCTCGGCGTCAAGGCGATGGTGCGCCAGCATGCGCTGCTGCGGCGCCTGCAGGCGGCCGAAAACCTCGGCAGCGCCAATGTCATCTGTACCGACAAGACCGGAACGCTGACACAGAATCAGATGACGGTCAAAAAGATCTGGACCTTCGCCGGAGAGGTGGACGTGACCGGCAGCGGATACGATCCGGCGGGCCATTTCGAAGCGAACGGCGAGCGGGTCAACTACAAAAAGCGTCCCGATCTGCTGCTTCTTCTGAAGACTGGACTGCTCTGCAACCACGCCGACCTGCGCAAGGAGCAGGAGGGGTGGAAGATTTCGGGCGAACCGACCGAAGCCGCGCTGATCGTGGCGGCCTACAAGGCGTGGCTGACACCGGGCGAACCGAAGATCGTCAGCGAATTCTCCTTCAACTCCGAGCGCAAACGGATGACCGTGGTGGTCGAAGAGAAGGGGCAGAAGGTCGCCTACGTCAAAGGGGCGCCGGAAGTGCTGGTCGCGCGGGCCACCCACTATTTCGACGGCACCGACAAAAAACCGCTGGACGAGAGGATGCGCAAAGCCTTCGAGGAGGCCTATGTCGACCTGGCCAAGAAGGGGCTTCGCACCCTGGCGCTGGCCAAACGGGTGCTGCCGCCCGATACGAAGCTCGATCCAGACGATGTGGAGAAGGATCTGACGCTGCTGGGTGTGGTGGGCATCATCGACCCGCCGCGGCCGGAGGTGCCCGAAGCGATTGCGACGGCGCAGCGTGCCGGCATCCGGGTTGTCATGATCACGGGCGACGCGCCGCTGACGGCCCTGGCGATCGCCAAAGAGGTGGGGCTCGCCGCGACGCGGGCCGTTACGGGGAGCGAACTGGCCGGCATGGAGGACGAGGCGCTCAAAACCGCCCTCAAAGAGGGGGTCATCTTCGCCCGGACGACGCCGCAGGACAAGCTGCGCATCGTGAAGGCGCTCCAGAGCGAAGGGCTCGTGACGGCGATGACGGGCGACGGGGTTAACGACGCACCGGCGCTCAAGCGGGCCGATATCGGCATCGCGATGGGATTGCGGGGCACCGACGTCGCCAAAGGGGCGGCTGACATGATCCTCCTGGATGACAACTTCGCCTCGATCGTGGGCGCCGTGCGCGAAGGGCGTCGGCAATACGACAACATCAAAAAATTCGTCACCTACCTGCTCTCATCCAATACCGGCGAGACGATCGCGATTTTCGTCAACATCCTGCTGGGCGGCCCGCTGATCCTGCTGCCGGTGCAGATTCTGTGGATGAACCTCGTCACCGACGGGATGACGGCGGTGGCGCTGGGGCTCGAACCGGCCGAAAAGGGGATCATGGAGCGGCCGCCAAGGTCGGTGAACGCCCCCTTCCTGCAGCTGCGGGGCGTGCTCATGATCGTCCTGCTGGGAAGCTACATCGGCGGGGGCACGCTCTGGCTCTTCCACCACTATCTGGCCTCCGGGCTGCCCGAGACGCAGGCGGTGGCGCTGGCGCAGACGGTCGCCTTCACGGGCATTATCATCCTCGAAAAGATGAATGTCTTCAACTATCGCAGTCTCCGCGCCCCGATGCCGGTGATCGGCTTCTTCTCCAACCCCTGGGTGCTGGGGGCGTGGACGCTCACCGTCTCGGCCCAGGCTGCGGCCGTGTATGTGCCATTTTTGCAGGAGGCCCTGCACACCGTGCCGCTGCGTCTTGAAGACTGGCTGCTGATCTTCGAAGTGGCGGTACCGATCTTCGTCGTGGTAGAATTGTTCAAAGCTTTCGAATGGTGGGTCTTGAAAAGGAGGGGATGA
- a CDS encoding carbonic anhydrase — translation MKREHWVKGIESFRNVTFKKHEREYRELVKKGQSPRALFIGCSDSRVLPNLITSTGPGDLFVFRNVGNFVPPYKPDNDYHATASAIEYAAFELSVEEIIVCGHSDCGACKALYEDHSAHEHEMIHTIKWLELGRPAKELALHTVGDGDRADLLEATEKFSVIFQLQNLLTYPNVRKRVMEGSLYLHGWYYRLESGEVEYFDPESQEFLPLERDES, via the coding sequence ATGAAACGGGAACACTGGGTCAAAGGGATCGAATCCTTCAGAAACGTCACTTTCAAAAAACATGAACGGGAGTACCGGGAGCTGGTGAAAAAGGGGCAGAGCCCCAGAGCCCTCTTCATCGGGTGCAGCGACTCCCGGGTTCTTCCCAACCTCATCACCTCCACGGGGCCGGGGGACCTTTTCGTCTTTCGCAACGTGGGCAACTTCGTTCCTCCTTACAAACCGGACAACGACTACCACGCCACCGCTTCGGCCATCGAGTATGCCGCCTTCGAACTCTCGGTGGAGGAGATCATCGTCTGCGGCCACAGCGACTGCGGGGCCTGCAAGGCGCTCTATGAGGACCACAGCGCCCACGAGCACGAGATGATCCACACGATCAAGTGGCTGGAACTGGGCAGGCCCGCCAAAGAGCTGGCGCTTCACACCGTGGGTGATGGCGACAGGGCAGACCTTCTGGAAGCGACGGAGAAGTTTTCGGTGATCTTTCAGCTGCAGAACCTCCTGACCTATCCCAACGTCCGCAAGCGGGTCATGGAAGGCAGCCTCTACCTGCATGGCTGGTACTACCGCCTCGAGTCGGGAGAGGTCGAGTACTTCGACCCCGAAAGCCAGGAGTTTCTGCCGCTGGAGAGGGATGAATCGTGA
- a CDS encoding DUF2062 domain-containing protein — MIRKVFRSRRGKPFHPKIDAFLQKHRVPKEYLSVNRKMVSRALLIGLFIAVIPMPFQMLAVMAVTPFVRFNVPIALAMCWLSNPFTMPPMYYLEYLTGCKLLGIEPLHDLQISVEWFQNRLGDIFLPLYAGTFFYAFTIAPAAYFLSNWLWVRSVRKERNAKKAE, encoded by the coding sequence ATGATCAGAAAGGTGTTCCGAAGCCGCCGCGGCAAACCGTTCCATCCCAAAATCGACGCTTTTTTGCAAAAACACCGTGTCCCCAAAGAGTATCTCTCCGTCAACCGCAAGATGGTGAGCCGGGCCCTTCTCATCGGCCTTTTTATCGCGGTCATCCCGATGCCCTTCCAGATGCTGGCGGTCATGGCGGTGACCCCTTTCGTGCGTTTCAACGTGCCCATCGCCCTGGCGATGTGCTGGCTCTCCAACCCTTTCACGATGCCGCCCATGTACTACCTGGAGTACCTGACGGGATGCAAACTGCTGGGCATCGAACCGCTGCACGACCTGCAGATCTCCGTGGAGTGGTTCCAAAACCGGCTGGGCGACATCTTTCTGCCCCTCTATGCCGGCACCTTTTTCTACGCCTTCACCATCGCCCCCGCCGCCTATTTTCTGAGCAACTGGCTCTGGGTCCGTTCGGTGCGAAAAGAGCGCAATGCGAAAAAAGCTGAATGA